One genomic region from Manis pentadactyla isolate mManPen7 chromosome 12, mManPen7.hap1, whole genome shotgun sequence encodes:
- the SMIM46 gene encoding small integral membrane protein 46, whose product MDLGSDSGQGGGSETTFQLWLQLLLWAHLMIRFLGYLRHTLWAPKPQPAP is encoded by the coding sequence ATGGATCTGGGGTCAGACAGTGGCCAGGGTGGGGGCTCAGAGACCACCTTCCAGCTGTGGCTGCAGCTGCTCCTCTGGGCCCACTTGATGATCCGTTTCCTGGGCTACTTGCGCCACACCCTCTGGGCACCTAAGCCACAGCCAGCACCCTGA
- the SAMD1 gene encoding sterile alpha motif domain-containing protein 1, with product MAGPPALPPPETAAAATTAATASSSAASPHYQEWILDTIDSLRSRKARPDLERICRMVRRRHGPEPERTRAELEKLIQQRAVLRVSYKGSISYRNAARVQPPRRGATPPAPPRAPRGGPAAAAPPPTPAPPPPPAPVAAAPARAPRAAAAAAATAPPSPGPAQPGPRAQRAAPLAAPPPAAAAPPAVAPPAGPRRAPPPAGAAREPPLPPPTQPPAPPQQQQPLPPPPQPQQPPEGGAARPGGPARPVSLREVVRYLGGSGGAGGRLTRGRVQGLLEEEAAARGRLERTRLGALALPRGDRPGRAPPAASARASRSKRSGEERVLEKEEEEEDDEDEDDVSEGSEVPEGDRPSDAQHHQLNGERGPQNAKERVKEWMPCGPHQGQDEGRGPAPGSGTRQVFSMAAMNKEGGSASATTGPDSPSPVPLPPGKPALPGTDGTPFGCPSGRKEKPSDPVEWTVMDVVEYFTEAGFPEQATAFQEQEIDGKSLLLMQRTDVLTGLSIRLGPALKIYEHHIKVLQQGHFEEDDSDGFLG from the exons ATGGCGGGGCCCCCGGCCCTACCCCCGCCGGAGACGGCGGCGGCCGCCACCACGGCGGCCACTGCCTCGTCGTCCGCCGCTTCCCCGCACTACCAAGAGTGGATCCTGGACACCATCGACTCGCTGCGCTCGCGCAAGGCGCGGCCGGACCTGGAGCGCATCTGCCGGATGGTGCGGCGGCGGCACGGCCCGGAGCCGGAGCGCACGCGCGCCGAGCTCGAGAAACTGATCCAGCAGCGCGCCGTGCTCCGAGTCAGCTACAAGGGGAGCATCTCGTACCGCAACGCGGCGCGCGTCCAGCCGCCCCGGCGGGGAGCCACCCCGCCGGCTCCGCCGCGCGCCCCCCGCGGGGGCCCCGCCGCCGCTGCGCCGCCGCCCACGCCCGCCCCGCCGCCACCGCCCGCGCCCGTCGCCGCCGCCCCGGCCCGGGCGCCCCGCgcggccgccgctgccgccgccacaGCGCCCCCCTCGCCCGGCCCCGCGCAGCCGGGCCCCCGCGCGCAGCGGGCCGCGCCCCTGGCCGCGCCGCCGCCCGCGGCCGCCGCTCCTCCGGCAGTGGCGCCCCCGGCCGGCCCGCGCCGCGCCCCCCCGCCCGCCGGCGCCGCCCGGgagccgccgctgccgccgccgacACAGCCGCCGGCGCCgccacagcagcagcagccgctgccgccgccgccgcagccaCAGCAGCCGCCGGAGGGGGGCGCGGCGCGGCCCGGCGGCCCGGCGCGGCCCGTGAGCCTGCGGGAAGTCGTGCGCTACCTCGGGGGCAGCGGCGGCGCCGGCGGCCGCCTGACCCGCGGCCGCGTGCAGGGGCTGCTAGAGGAAGAGGCGGCGGCGCGAGGCCGCCTGGAGCGCACCCGCCTCGGAGCGCTCGCGCTGCCCCGCGGGGACAGGCCCGGACGGGCGCCCCCGGCCGCTAGCGCCCGCGCGTCGCGGAGCAAG AGAAGTGGAGAAGAGCGAGTGcttgagaaagaagaggaggaagaagacgaTGAGGATGAAGATGACGTGTCTGAGGGTTCCGAGGTGCCCGAAGGTGACCGTCCTTCAGATGCCCAGCACCACCAGCTTAATGGCGAGCGGGGCCCTCAGAATGCTAAGGAGAGGGTCAAGGAGTGGATGCCCTGTGGTCCCCACCAGGGACAGGATGAAGGGCGGGGGCCAGCACCAGGCAGTGGCACCCGCCAGGTGTTCTCCATGGCAGCCATGAATAAGGAAGGGGGATCAG CCTCTGCTACCACTGGGCCAGACTCCCCATCCCCTGTGCCTTTGCCCCCCGGAAAACCAGCCCTACCTGGGACTGATGGGACTCCCTTTGGCTGCCC TTCTGGGCGCAAGGAGAAGCCGTCTGACCCTGTGGAGTGGACGGTGATGGACGTGGTAGAGTACTTCACCGAGGCTGGCTTCCCCGAGCAGGCAACAGCTTTCCAAGAGCAG GAAATCGATGGCAAGTCTTTGTTGCTCATGCAGCGCACAGATGTGCTGACCGGCCTGTCCATCCGCCTCGGCCCAGCCCTAAAAATCTACGAGCACCACATCAAGGTGTTACAGCAAGGCCACTTTGAGGAGGATGACTCTGATGGCTTTCTAGGCTGA
- the C12H19orf67 gene encoding LOW QUALITY PROTEIN: UPF0575 protein C19orf67 homolog (The sequence of the model RefSeq protein was modified relative to this genomic sequence to represent the inferred CDS: substituted 1 base at 1 genomic stop codon), whose product MATEQWFAEPLPPGPGETPPLDDLELGAQPCGDPLRSTPTGQPGDPPEPEPEDVQGQPLEAPTSTTSTKCLALGPGTATPSRLSLDTMFSPITEQLRYLLKKADDFQSYLLYCRDWVPKEQLAKAMPTFLKMCEPYFLYVEAVARSVPPINGALQKLVQKGLLEISQHLTLRLEQLVRMYASFGFVVLEETDPLSVSCFFCGRFSISPSHEVSIFRYCAPAAYTASHFPQYLYKKMRWNLETIPKPSGRGQDSHVDYYFLCYRNTWEDTGQHPAYSCPQMQKLWSIGRWVPLGPAEDDLYSWILCPQPPGDYQQMLIIGFEEPSHTLATDLLVQILIGQSGPAHPTSAAGLAAXSMRRDALEAKREVAAPVNNRNPENRKFRVAGKFNAYWERAQDEFLKG is encoded by the exons ATGGCTACCGAGCAGTGGTTCGCGGAGCCGCTGCCGCCGGGCCCTGGGGAAACGCCGCCTCTGGACGACTTGGAACTTGGGGCACAGCCCTGCGGAGACCCCTTGCGGTCGACACCCACTGGCCAACCTGGGGACCCACCAGAGCCGGAGCCTGAGGACGTTCAGGGACAGCCGCTGGAGGCTCCCACCTCTACTACATCCACCAAGTGtctggccctgggccctgggaccGCTACTCCTTCTCGTCTAAGCTTGGACACCATGTTCAGCCCCATCACCGAACAGCTCCGCTACCTGCTCAAGAAGGCAGATGATTTCCAGAGCTATTTGCTCTACTG CAGGGACTGGGTGCCGAAAGAGCAGCTGGCAAAGGCCATGCCCACCTTCTTAAAGATGTGTGAGCCCTATTTCCTGTATGTGGAGGCAGTTGCACGGAGTGTGCCCCCCATCAATGGAGCCCTACAAAAGCTGGTCCAAAAGGGG CTGTTGGAGATTTCCCAGCATCTGACCCTGCGCCTGGAACAGCTGGTCCGCATGTATGCCTCTTTTGGGTTTGTTGTCCTGGAGGAGACTGACCCCTTAAG CGTCTCCTGCTTCTTCTGTGGAAGGTTCTCTATCAGCCCTTCCCACGAGGTGTCCATCTTCCGATACTGTGCCCCAGCTGCATACACAGCCAGCCACTTCCCCCAATACCTCTATAAGAAGATGCGCTGGAACCTGGAAACCATCCCAAAGCCCAGTGGCCGGGGACAAGATTCCCATGTGGATTA CTACTTCCTGTGCTATCGCAATACATGGGAAGACACAGGCCAGCATCCTGCCTATTCATGTCCCCAGATGCAGAAGCTGTGGTCCATTGGCCGGTGGGTGCCACTAGGACCAGCTGAGGATGACCTCTATTCATG GATTTTGTGTCCGCAGCCTCCTGGGGACTATCAGCAGATGCTGATCATCGGCTTCGAGGAGCCATCGCACACGCTGGCCACCGACCTCCTGGTGCAAATTCTCATCGGCCAGTCAGGCCCGGCCCACCCCACAAGCGCGGCGGGGCTGGCGGCGTGA AGCATGCGCAGAGACGCACTTGAAGCAAAAAGGGAAGTAGCGGCGCCTGTCAACAACCGGAACCCAGAAAACCGCAAGTTTCGGGTAGCCGGGAAATTCAACGCCTACTGG GAGAGGGCCCAAGATGAGTTTCTTAAGGGCTGA